In Candidatus Angelobacter sp., the genomic stretch GAATAAAATACTAACGAGCCCCCATAATAGCCGGTCAACTTATACGTATAGGTGATGGGCTTGGCCCCGGCGGAGGGTGGTACATCGAACGTGAACAACCCGTCCAATTTTCCATTGACGGATCCGTCGTCGATGAACTTGACGTAAAGTTTGGCCGGAACCTTGTCGTCCGGGTTCGATCCGTACGTGCCGACATACATCCCTTCAATTTCGGTGCGCGGGATGATGGTGTTCGGAGGCCGCGAACCTGGCTGCGCGGCTGGCGCCTTCTCAGCCGCGACCAGCTTGGCCGATTCATCGGCGTCCCGCGTGGCCTCAAATTTAGGGCTCAGGCCACCCCGCATCGTGCCCGAAATTCGCCCCGCGCCATTGCCGGCCTCGGGATCGAAGACGCCGTTCATTGCCGACATGTCGAGCCCGACAGGCGGGGGAGATTTCCATCCGCCGCGAATCAACTGGACCATTCGATTCGTTGCGATGAATCGACCCTTGACGTCGCAGGTGTAGGCCTTCTGGTCAGCCCCTTGCGCCACGTACAAGGTGAACTCGCCGACAAGACTCCCCCTGTCCTGCAGCGTAAGTGACAGCTTGAATTTCATCGGCCCCTGGTCACTGGCGCAGGTGCCGTTGTAAACGCCAGTGATGGAGGTCGGTTTGGCGGCCTGGGCCGGCTGGGCCTGAGCGCGGGAACAAAACGCACAGAGGACGAATATCGAAGCAATGGAGAGCCGAAAAGCGATTGAGCCCGAGAGATGTAGAGCCATGGGGCAACATTATGACAGCGATAGACCTCGCCGCAATGAAAATCCCTTGCAGGTTTTTTCAGGGAATTCGGCAGTGGTCCGAGTGCGCGGAGATGTGCTGGAGCAACTCTTCCAGCACCTCTTCGACGGCTCGCCCCGCGGTCTCAATTTGAATGCGAGGATCGGTCCAGGGATGGTAGTCGCGATCCAACACATCCTGCCAGGCGGGCGGCTTGAGGCCCGCAATGTCGATCTCACGGTTCTCAATTCTTCGACGATGTTCGCGCCGATCAGAACACACGATTTCGACATCGATGAAAGGGGCGCCCGCGTCTTTGGCAGCTTGACGCCAGGCGTCGCGGGTGAGTTGCCACGGGTTGACGGAGTCGGCGATGACGTTGTTGCCGAGGCTCAGGTTTTCCTTGGCGGTGGCATAGCCGACCGTATAACCCAAGCCGCCGACGTCTTTGATTCCGCCCTGGACGAGCGCTGTCTCGATCGTGTCGGCGCGCAGATAAACAGCATTCAGTCGCGCCGCCAGTCGCTTGGCAAGAGTCGTTTTGCCAGTCCCGGGCAGGCCCGAGAAGATGATGAGAATTGGCTTTGACATGGGTCGAGTGGCGCGCCCATTTCTCCCCATGAAGCACCACCTCGGCGCAGATAGAATAGCTGCATCGAAGTGACGGCAAAAGGCAAGGTCTCGCAG encodes the following:
- a CDS encoding AAA family ATPase, which codes for MLIIFSGLPGTGKTTLAKRLAARLNAVYLRADTIETALVQGGIKDVGGLGYTVGYATAKENLSLGNNVIADSVNPWQLTRDAWRQAAKDAGAPFIDVEIVCSDRREHRRRIENREIDIAGLKPPAWQDVLDRDYHPWTDPRIQIETAGRAVEEVLEELLQHISAHSDHCRIP